The Coccidioides posadasii str. Silveira chromosome 5, complete sequence genome has a segment encoding these proteins:
- a CDS encoding uncharacterized protein (EggNog:ENOG410Q15I): MLNLFLIPNERELASIISQVLKGLSGLAAAGLELESLTCSNVLIGLDGVVKIAGLESCMELTRGQPQSRSIRALANIMMELMQKYDKDGLRLGAERRDLDCQLGDCRRPSPKPYIVSGQSLTVASSSAGSIKSLEQHPLIMKQRQSPGELVGLARLALISTRTFYSYKEQC; this comes from the exons ATGCTTAA TCTCTTCTTGATTCCCAATGAGCGAGAGCTAGCTTCAATAATCTCACAG GTCCTCAAGGGTTTATCCGGCCTTGCCGCGGCGGGTTTGGAACTTGAATCCCTAACGTGCTCCAACGTTCTCATTGGCCTTGACGGGGTCGTCAAGATTG CTGGCTTAGAGTCCTGCATGGAGCTTACCCGAGGGCAGCCGCAGTCTCGATCCATTCGCGCGTTGGCCAATATCATGATGGAACTCATGCAAAAGTATGATAAAGATG GGCTTCGTCTAGGTGCAGAAAGAAGAGATCTCGATTGCCAACTAG GCGATTGCCGTCGCCCTAGCCCTAAGCCCTACATTGTATCAGGCCAGTCCCTAACAGTTGCCAGTTCTTCAGCTGGTTCCATCAAGTCATTGGAACAG CATCCCCTCATCATGAAACAGCGTCAGTCTCCTGGCGAGCTTGTCGGTTTGGCCCGGCTTGCCCTTATTTCTACTCGCACATTCTACTCTTACAAGGAGCAATGTTAA
- a CDS encoding uncharacterized protein (EggNog:ENOG410Q2PZ) — protein MLKLSVELQEPSHDAYKLAFYRSLAQSPEAIQSFCLVFTVLACLCPAEATELLGHVRSGLPHLARVSVGTEAPSQPVIPSELLRRSLADLPVDYKHIAGAGLPAVDSDGISPHAHVTGDESRSSCLPLSSPMNPDGWSYRLNYLADPQSLLFKQHPSENSEGIDCDINRNTASDISSSYAAIKTEPLELPQDPLSPSQPTPDADRILESVATPPEVYKSRALGPKCQENSPRPRENDRPNFAGIPVDSRGSKAFGLESAHRIYTGESLADAAVATIQHCGGKPVMENFSDVLPVYLSSWLSNEQEGRHPLGLPEIRLSSLQATCAEYFKALRAKTDTDTFEDNIRHRASQVLLFLCFEAFVRELQEKERSGTLVVKRANRSMSTIARDLIMEAIYPNEYKGSRKKFYRDALSNHTRYGSRWWRVGSCCGLGALLVCSDDIAYVVNRSAYRETAIDALINHVLNKQPGAVFLFECFAPLTQRLILGKGLKSYAEAIPLGALIKELTQIHVDGQFSEPPWRWIDPHSVADSAGPEFLWAQDSTRD, from the exons ATGCTTAAATTATCTGTTGAGCTTCAG GAACCTTCTCATGATGCTTACAAGCTTGCATTTTACCGCTCTTTGGCACAATCCCCTGAG GCGATACAATCCTTCTGTCTGGTATTTACTGTACTCGCATGTCTGTGCCCTGCAGAAGCAACAGAACTTCTTGGCCATGTTCGTTCTGGGCTCCCACACCTCGCTCGTGTCAGCGTTGGTACCGAAGCGCCGTCACAGCCTGTGATACCCTCTGAGCTCCTGCGACGTAGTCTTGCAGACTTGCCGGTTGATTATAAACATATTGCTGGCGCTGGGTTGCCGGCCGTTGATTCGGATG GCATTTCTCCTCACGCACATGTCACCGGCGACGAATCCAGATCTTCATGCCTACCGCTCTCTAGCCCCATGAACCCGGATGGTTGGTCCTATCGCCTTAACTATCTGGCCGATCCACAGTCACTACTCTTCAAACAACATCCCAGTGAAAATTCAGAGGGCATTGACTGTGATATAAACCGAAATACAGCTTCAGACATATCTTCATCATATGCTGCTATCAAAACCGAGCCGCTCGAACTGCCTCAGG ATCCATTATCCCCTTCACAACCCACGCCGGATGCTGATCGAATTCTAGAATCTGTTGCCACTCCTCCCGAAGTGTACAAGAGCAGAGCTTTGGGACCAAAATGTCAAGAAAATTCTCCGAGACCACGAGAAAACGACCGGCCCAATTTTGCTGGCATACCTGTGGATAGCAGGGGTAGCAAAGCCTTTGGCTTAGAGTCTGCACATAGAATCTACACAGGTGAATCGCTGGCTGACGCAGCAGTGGCAACTATCCAACATTGCGGTGGCAAGCCAGTCATGGAAAACTTCAGTGatgttcttccagtctacCTAAGTTCGTGGCTATCAAATGAGCAGGAAGGCCGCCATCCTTTGGGCCTTCCTGAGATAAGGCTCAGTTCTCTTCAGGCCACCTGCGCTGAGTATTTCAAAGCCCTGAGGGCAAAAACTGATACGGACACATTCGAGGATAATATCCGCCATCGCGCCAGTCAGGTCTTGCTATTCTTATGTTTTGAGGCATTTGTCAGGGAGTTACAAGAGAAGGAAAGATCAGGTACACTGGTAGTCAAACGTGCCAATCGCTCCATGTCAACCATAGCGCGGGATTTGATCATGGAAGCCATCTATCCCAATGAATACAAAGGAAGCCGGAAAAAATTTTACCGAGATGCTCTTAGTAATCATACCCGATATGGGAGTCGCTGGTGGAGGGTTGGAAGCTGCTGTGGATTGGGAGCGCTGCTGGTGTGTAGTGACGATATCGCTTATGTTGT GAACCGCTCCGCTTACCGCGAAACCGCAATTGATGCCCTCATCAACCATGTTTTGAATAAACAGCCTGGTGCTGTATTCCTCTTTGAGTGTTTCGCGCCTCTAACTCAAAGGCTTATACTCGGGAAGGGCTTGAAGTCATATGCGGAAGCGATACCCCTCGGGGCACTTATCAAGGAGCTGACCCAGATACATGTAGATGGCCAATTCTCTGAACCACCATGGCGATGGATTGATCCGCATTCGGTCGCAGATTCTGCCGGGCCTGAGTTCTTGTGGGCTCAAGACTCAACGCGAGACTAG
- a CDS encoding uncharacterized protein (EggNog:ENOG410PQIG): MLLTLLPVELLIEILSQVSRSDLKRLCEVSKLFNKLATPILYRSVVIKAESEVSLEKSLDTKLLNITCRHSENVLRFTRDFQITSSFHDLTHKRCSRNWDFNDYYSGEFQNEDGDILMGKLEQTIIRFLEKLEDGQLRNFSWELGTCIPEQLLSSYNGQLQAKQNKIESIRLVTDGSCYTHDFVGAPDLTSFQNLKRLSLIGLNRFYFESLWGTFNGISDQLQELELDFVDWQAIDYDPDSPENYFAEEALGMSRKDKICIFPSLRVLLLSRVPFQPFQRAMAYAFGFTHLQSLRLRLCPGWEGFLAHVQRLNSRIRLKTLEVQHTVNCEDSMGEGEQLLTFLHAFDGLEELFVSTSGPSSAVDLWRAALKHGATLKRFVHHQRTVNIDDESAYFEEECDLPDLSFGPEGINRLSQDPSRNPLVSLDLECLGMCCIPSYLKHLLAPCAAKRLLKVLHIRGSGSDALKYKSLIIQRDKYVNNGKECPKVTTKLHHFAEWIFGPEGFPSMKVLAAGDFSHDGRYSKTNVILCRREVSDPPETISGRFYRYAKESDVGVWSLLETYSSALAACPTDSILEYGA, from the exons ATGCTGTTGACTTTGCTCCCTGTTGAGCTCCTTATTGAAATCCTCTCCCAG GTTTCAAGGAGTGATCTAAAACGCCTATGCGAGGTCTCCAAGCTGTTCAACAAGCTCGCCACCCCAATCCTATATAGATCTGTTGTTATAAAGGCTGAGAGCGAAGTTTCGTTAGAAAAGAGCCTGGACACTAAGCTCCTGAACATTACTTGTCGTCATTCAGAGAATGTTCTTCGCTTTACCCGGGATTTTCAAATTACCTCCTCCTTCCATGACCTCACCCATAAACGTTGCTCTCGAAACTGGGACTTCAACGACTATTACTCCGGTGAATTTCAGAATGAGGATGGTGATATTCTAATGGGCAAGCTGGAACAGACAATCATCCGCTTTCTTGAAAAGCTTGAGGATGGCCAACTCCGCAATTTCAG TTGGGAGTTAGGAACCTGCATACCCGAGCAACTCCTGAGTTCCTATAATGGGCAGCTCCAAGCCAAGCAGAACAAGATCGAGTCTATACGGCTAGTAACGGATGGCAGCTGCTACACACATGATTTTGTTGGCGCCCCAGACCTGACTTCATTTCAAAACCTGAAACGCCTATCCCTGATTGGGCTCAACCGGTTTTACTTTGAATCTCTTTGGGGTACATTCAATGGAATATCCGACCAGTTACAGGAATTGGAGTTAGATTTCGTGGACTGGCAAGCCATAGATTATGACCCTGACAGTCCCGAAAACTATTTCGCGGAAGAAGCACTCGGAATGTCACGCAAGGACAAAATATGCATATTCCCTTCATTAAGGGTACTTTTGCTCTCTAGAGTCCCTTTTCAGCCCTTCCAGCGGGCAATGGCGTATGCGTTTGGATTCACCCACCTCCAATCATTAAGGCTACGACTCTGTCCAGGCTGGGAGGGGTTCCTAGCACACGTACAACGCTTGAACTCGCGGATTCGCCTCAAAACGCTTGAGGTGCAGCATACCGTGAATTGCGAGGATTCTATGGGTGAAGGCGAGCAGCTTCTGACTTTCCTGCATGCGTTTGACGGCTTGGAGGAATTATTTGTTTCCACTTCGGGACCCTCATCTGCCGTGGACCTCTGGCGTGCTGCACTCAAACATGGTGCCACTCTTAAAAGATTCGTTCATCATCAGAGGACAGTAAACATAGATGACGAGTCGGCGTACTTTGAAGAGGAGTGCGACCTGCCCGACCTATCGTTTGGACCCGAGGGTATCAACCGGTTAAGCCAAGATCCATCACGGAACCCGCTAGTCAGCCTCGATCTGGAGTGTTTAGGGATGTGCTGCATTCCAAGTTATCTG AAACACCTCCTCGCCCCTTGCGCGGCAAAACGCCTTTTGAAGGTATTACACATAAGGGGCTCAGGTTCAGACGCCCTAAAGTACAAAAGCCTTATCATACAGAGAGATAAGTACGTAAACAATGGCAAAGAGTGCCCTAAAGTCACAACAAAGCTTCATCACTTTGCAGAATGGATATTCGGACCGGAAGGCTTTCCATCCATGAAAGTTCTTGCTGCAGGCGATTTTTCTCACGATGGACGGTACTCAAAAACTAATGTGATCCTCTGCCGGAGAGAGGTTTCTGACCCTCCTGAAACTATTTCTGGAAGATTCTACAGATATGCCAAAGAAAGTGATGTGGGGGTGTGGTCGTTGCTTGAAACATATTCCTCAGCTCTTGCTGCATGTCCAACGGATAGTATTTTGGAATATGGGGCTTAG
- a CDS encoding uncharacterized protein (EggNog:ENOG410PUQU~COG:B,D) codes for MHRGQLRGFGYNPNAMVNERPMKIALQGLHGTKDPNYSTIARKHQINRITMWRRHLGLAVSKAEATSRFHKKLTAAQEKQLLRQLEDLSDRGLATTSVLPSSSTN; via the coding sequence ATGCATCGAGGGCAATTGCGTGGTTTTGGATACAATCCCAACGCAATGGTCAACGAAAGGCCTATGAAGATAGCGCTTCAAGGTCTACATGGAACAAAGGATCCAAATTACAGTACAATCGCTAGAAAGCACCAAATTAACCGAATTACAATGTGGCGCCGTCATCTAGGCCTCGCAGTCTCAAAAGCCGAAGCTACCTCCCGATTCCACAAAAAGCTCACCGCCGCGCAAGAGAAACAGCTTCTCCGGCAGTTGGAAGACCTCTCTGATCGCGGCCTTGCTACTACCAGCGTCCTACCCTCTAGCTCAACGAACTGA
- a CDS encoding uncharacterized protein (EggNog:ENOG410PUQU~COG:B,D), translating to MSPGKKLLQKRILEEEDRPITPPEAPTRPAAPTTARGFRRQVRAARLRQSLLRRNVESFIRAGEQLLDENNLLKHENAFLKETVKTEQRRRKHGKPLGLLNKEHAGQAQFFSPARIQAARERADELDAQKQQKAAQVEGFELRRAVQKDQKAVTLAERKAARAEGRCGTIPPPPEATAEARS from the exons ATGTCGCCTGGCAAAAAGCTCTTACAAAAGAGAATATTAG aagaagaagaccgGCCTATTACACCCCCCGAGGCCCCTACTAGGCCTGCTGCTCCCACTACTGCTCGAGGATTCCGCCGCCAGGTGAGGGCAGCTCGGCTTCGTCAATCGCTTCTTCGTCGTAATGTTGAAAGTTTTATACGCGCCGGCGAGCAACTACTAGATGAAAACAACCTTTTGAAGCACGAAAATGCCTTCCTAAAGGAGACTGTTAAGACTGAACAAAGGAGGCGCAAACATGGAAAGCCCCTAGGTCTACTCAATAAGGAACATGCGGGTCAAGCTCAATTCTTTTCGCCTGCTAGGATCCAGGCTGCTCGCGAACGCGCTGACGAATTAGACGCCCAAAAGCAGCAAAAGGCCGCGCAAGTCGAAGGATTCGAGCTCCGACGCGCTGTCCAAAAGGATCAAAAGGCAGTCACCCTAGCAGAGCGGAAGGCTGCAAGAGCTGAGGGCCGCTGCGGAACTATCCCCCCACCCCCCGAAGCGACAGCGGAAGCCCGTTCCTAA
- a CDS encoding uncharacterized protein (BUSCO:405669at4751~EggNog:ENOG410PGGJ~COG:T~BUSCO:11729at33183), with the protein MKDSKGWDGKLRVERHAVLTNPEALEDPDHSDEDAPPVEEIEADEDLLEGVDNDIDDIDLVHSRVTSLKALRLERFTHLEKLCLRQNQIPRMSFPDNLGPTLKDLDLYDNLISHIKGLDQLTNLTSLDLSFNNIKHIKNLSKLVQLTDLYFVQNRIQKIEGLEGLTKLRNLELGANRIREIENLDDLTSLEELWLGKNKITEIKNISHLSNLKILSLPSNRLTSLSGLSGLTSLEELYVSHNAITHISGLESLNNLHVLDISNNQISTLENISHLSHIEELWASNNKLASFDEVERELRNKEELKTVYFEGNPLQTRGPALYRNKVRLALPQIQQIDATYVRAS; encoded by the exons ATGAAGGACAGTAAAGGGTGGGATGGGAAATTACGCGTCGAGCGGCACGCAGTGCTCACCAATCCGGAGGCGCTCGAAGATCCCGATCATTCAGATGAAGATGCCCCTCCCGTGGAGGAGATAGAAGCTGATGAAG ACTTGCTAGAGGGCGTAGACAACGACATTGAT GATATCGACCTTGTCCATTCTCGAGTTACATCGTTAAAGGCTCTCCGACTAGAGCGGTTTACTCACCTTGAG AAACTATGCCTCCGCCAAAACCAAATTCCACGCATGTCATTCCCGGACAATCTCGGTCCAACTCTAAAGGACCTTGATCTATACGATAACCTGATTTCCCATATCAAAGGATTGGACCAGCTTACGAACCTTACCAGCTTGGATCTCAGCTTCAATAACATAAAACATATTAAGAATCTATCAAAATTGGTCCAGTTAACGGATTTGTATTTTGTGCAAAATCGGATACAGAAGATCGAGGGACTGGAAGGattgaccaagctgagaaaTTTAGAGCTTGGGGCGAATAGAATACGG GAAATTGAGAATTTAGACGACTTAACATCATTAGAAGAGCTATGGCTTGGGAAAAACAAGATCACTGAAATAAAA AATATCTCACATCTTTCTAACCTGAAgatcctctctctcccttctAATCGACTCACCAGTCTCTCGGGATTGTCGGGCCTAACGAGCCTTGAGGAGCTATATGTTTCACACAATGCAATTACGCACATTTCGGGCCTTGAGTCTCTCAATAATCTCCACGTCCTTGACATTTCGAATAATCAAATATCCACTCTTGAAAACATTTCTCATCTCTCCCATATCGAGGAGTTATGGGCCTCCAATAATAAACTGGCCAGTTTCGACGAGGTTGAGCGGGAACTTCGAAATAAGGAGGAGTTGAAAACCGTTTACTTTGAAGGTAACCCACTGCAAACGAGAGGCCCGGCATTATATAGAAATAAAGTGAGGTTGGCGCTACCACAGATTCAGCAGATTGATGCAA CATATGTTCGCGCATCATAA
- a CDS encoding uncharacterized protein (EggNog:ENOG410PTC4~BUSCO:13335at33183) codes for MASAFRSTVTQRQVHITMVPAPRNLAQSRTVLKALQKFGEVATFWNLKYDYRPKALNSGRSALAIFETAQAASNAINASPIAVPIPESSISPDEPFPTNSAPESEEAEPTSSAPRITCTINPSEHDHNVSIRQNPYHRQFHLSKTWYELQDLSRSSGPRSVPLVQYADCFTRRKGRVPMRIQGMWLRESEENGAMSLMKLWKRGMEKEREGERKRVDADANPKAGFAAEGEAPIA; via the exons ATGGCGTCAGCTTTTCGGTCAACGGTTACGCAGCGACAGGTCCATATCACGATGGTACCTGCTCCACGAAACCTTGCACAGAGTCGAACCGTGCTCAAGGCCCTCCAGAAGTTTGGGGAAGTTGCTACGTTCTGGAATTTGAAG TATGACTACAGACCCAAGGCTTTAAACAGTGGTCGCAGTGCGTTAGCCATATTCGAAACAGCCCAAGCAGCGTCCAACGCTATCAATGCCTCTCCTATTGCTGTTCCCATCCCGGAATCGTCAATATCACCTGATGAACCATTCCCAACCAACTCTGCACCCGAGTCCGAAGAGGCCGAACCTACCTCCTCAGCTCCGAGAATAACATGCACCATTAATCCCTCCGAACATGACCACAACGTAAGCATCCGCCAGAATCCTTATCATCGGCAATTTCATCTTTCGAAAACCTGGTATGAACTCCAGGATTTGTCTCGATCCTCGGGCCCGCGTTCAGTACCGCTCGTACAGTACGCGGATTGCTTTACGAGGAGGAAAGGTCGAGTGCCGATGAGGATTCAGGGTATGTGGCTGCGCGAATCGGAGGAGAATGGAGCTATGTCACTGATGAAGCTATGGAAGAGAGGCatggaaaaggaaagagaggGGGAGCGAAAAAGAGTAGATGCGGATGCTAATCCAAAGGCAGGGTTTGCGGCAGAAGGAGAAGCGCCCATTGCGTAG
- the XYL1 gene encoding NAD(P)H-dependent D-xylose reductase (XR) (EggNog:ENOG410PFWU~COG:C), with amino-acid sequence MRDNGSVSRVRGSTPHLLFCFTATSHDKDYNADYGNEVEAGQGVARAIKDGLVKREDLFLVSKLWNTFHDPEHVEPICKKQLADWGIDYFDLYLIHFPIALKYVDPSVRYPPGFTYEGNKIILSNASTQQTWTAMESLVDQKLTRSIGISNFNAQLIMDLLRYARIPPATLQIEHHPYLTQPDLVRYAQKSGIAVTAYSSFGPQSFVELEMEAAKRAPLLLEHPDIKSIAQDHGKAPSQVLLRWATQRGIAVIPKSNNPNRLAMNLDVLGFDLTEDEIKTISGLNQGLRFNNPPRYGFDLPNFA; translated from the exons ATGCGCGATAACGGGTCAGTTAGTCGTGTTCGCGGCTCAACCCCCCACCTCCTGTTTTGTTTCACTGCAACATCTCACGACAAAG ATTACAACGCAGACTACGGAAATGAGGTCGAAGCAGGTCAGGGGGTAGCTCGCGCAATCAAAGATGGTTTAGTTAAGAGGGAGGATCTCTTCCTTGTCTCTAAGCTGTGGAACACTTTTCATGACCCAGAGCACGTCGAACCAATTTGTAAAAAGCAGTTGGCAGATTGGGGCATTGATTATTTTGATCTCTACCTAATCCATTTTCCAATTGCTTTGAAGTATGTCGATCCATCAGTCCGCTATCCGCCAGGCTTCACATACGAAGGGAACAAAATAATCCTTAGCAACGCATCTACCCAGCAAACTTGGACCGCAATGGAGAGCCTTGTGGACCAGAAACTCACCCGGAGCATTGGAATCAGTAACTTCAATGCCCAGCTCATCATGGACTTACTCCGATATGCGCGTATACCTCCTGCAACGCTTCAAATCGAGCACCACCCATACCTCACTCAACCAGATTTGGTCAGGTACGCCCAGAAATCAGGTATCGCGGTGACTGCATACTCCTCCTTTGGCCCACAGAGCTTCGTTGAGCTGGAAATGGAAGCCGCCAAGAGAGCGCCCCTCCTCCTGGAGCATCCTGATATCAAGTCCATCGCTCAAGATCACGGAAAGGCTCCTTCACAAGTTTTGCTGCGCTGGGCCACCCAGCGTGGCATTGCTGTTATCCCGAAAAGCAACAATCCCAATCGCTTGGCTATGAACTTGGATGTCCTTGGATTTGATTTGACAGAAGACGAGATCAAGACAATTAGCGGATTAAACCAAGGACTTAGATTCAATAATCCTCCACGC TATGGTTTCGATCTCCCCAATTTTGCCTAG